ATGAGGTTAAAAGAGCTTGAAGAGTCTGCAATGCTAGTTTCCCCTGTAAGAAACCTCCGTACAAAAGAGACCAAGCATAAGAAGTGCCTATAGTAATAATTCGTAATGCCATGAGCCCCGCAACCAGGCCCACAACAACTTTAGTAAGGGTAGGAAATTTTTCTGCCCCCATAGAAACAAACGAAACAACAGTAGCAGCTCTAGATGCCAAAGCTGCTATTGTCGGTAAAAGAGTATTTCCAACAGAAATTGAAATAGACTCCATAGCAGATCTAAATTTTGTTATAGCCCCCTTGGCATTGCTAGTAAATGTTTTTGCCATCTTTTGCGCCGCGCCTTCTGCGTTTTGAATTTGCAAGATATATTCATCCAAGGCTCCGGCTCCGGTCGATGATTGTTTAATAAGCTCTGTCATGCCAGCGACTGCTTCCTGACCAAATAAAGTAGCTATAAAAGCAGCTCTCTGAGCACTCCCCATCCCTTCTGTTTTTTGTGCAATATCTTTCAAAATAGCCGGGAGTGATCGCAAATTCCCCTGAGCATCCATTGTCGATAGGCCAAGTGATTCCAATGCATCAGACGCTTCTTTTGATGGTTTTGCGATCTTTACAATAGCTGATCTTAGCGTTGTTCCGGCTTGCGACCCCTGAATACCAACGTTTCCGAGCAGTCCTACCATCGCCGAAGATTCTTCCATAGAGATTCCCATAGCAGAAGCAACTGGAGCTATGTATTTCATAGCATCGCCTAGTTGGATAATGTTAGTGTTTGATGTTGTGGCTGTTTTCGCTAAAACATCGCCCACTCGACCCATTTCTTTTGCCTTAAGACTAAATCCTGACAATATGTTTGATGCGATATCAGCAGTTTGCGCTAAATCGAGTTGGCCTGCAGAAGCCAAATCCAGCATACCAGGCATGGCTGCTAATACTTCATTTACCTTGAATCCTGCCATGCCTAAAAATTTCATGCCCTCGCCAGCTTGAGATGCAGAAAAAACAGTATCCCGCCCTAACCGTTTAGCCTCAACACTAAGAGCCTGCATTTCCTGGGCGGATGCATCCATAATGCCTCCCACCTCAGACATGGTAGCCTCAAAATTCATCGCGACACGCACAGGTGCTCCTACTGCAATTGCCATTGCCGTAGCGTCAAAAAGCTGACCTCGAAGTTTTGATGTTCTTTCACGGTTTGCTTCTATTGCTCCCCTTGTGGCTTGGAGGTTTTTTTGTGCCCGAGTAGCCTTCTCTATTTGAGCCGCTAGTTTAGCGGTATCTGCGCTCAAGTTCTTTGTAGATATTCCAGCAGCTTTCATAGATTCAGCCGAGCACTTAAAATCTTCTTTCTGCCCTTTAAGCTTTGTACTTAATTCAGAAACCTTTTTTTTCGCCCGTTCATAATCTTGCGTGAGTGCCTTGCTAGGGTTTTGGGTGTTTTTTATTTCGCGTGCGAGACGCTCTAAATCTGCCTTCGCATTACGAAATTGCAAAGAGGTTTCTGTCACCTGAGATCCAAGCTTTTTAAAGTTACCTATTTCCGCTTGAACCTTGTTAAGAACAGAAACCTCTTTGTTAAGATTTTGCAAAGCCCCAGTTGCTGTCAGCATAGACTTATTAAACGAGCTTTTTAGCTTCCCATCTAACTGAAAAGCTAACTCATAAATTTTTGCCATGCTATCACACCCTTGGCAGTGCTTTTTTTAATGATTCAGCCCATGCTGGTAGTTCACGAAGGGGGACATTGAGCCAAAATGCTATAGAAGTTGAAGATGATATGGCAAGTTGAGTTACAATATCGCGGATCTGGTTGCTGGCGTTCTTGGCTAGTCCTGCATTAGCAAAAAATTCTGCACCTGCAATGTTATAGCCGTAAAATCCTTAGCTCCTAGAGAAAGGATGAGCTCAACTGGAACCTTCGCTGCCCTTGCTGCCACATAAGCCTGAAAAGCCTTTGATGTCTCTGCAACTCCAGCAGCATTACCCGTGGCCACAAACTCCCTCTCCGCCACAACAATATCATCACCGGTTAGGGATTCTAGGGGAACATTGATATCTTTATATTCTTTCCCCTCAAATGTAAGAGGCTTATTCAATTCATGTTTCATATTCACCCACTCCTTACAGACCTAAATCTTCTCTCACAGAAGCTAGGTAGTCTTCTTCATCTATTACACAAATATAGTTAAACTTATCGATTTCTATTCGAGGAACCCCGTCATACCAAAGCTTAAGGTATACGACTTCAAATTCAACACTAGAATCAGAAGTTGTTCCAACGTCAAACTTTCCCAAACCGATAGTTTTAGGAATACCTCTGATGGCTAACTTTATAGGTGTTGTTTTGTATTCTCCTGAGGCAGCATTATAAACCTGAACAGATCCACGTAAATCTAGCGCATGCGCTCTTTGTTTTGCTAGGGTAGTTGCTTTCTCTGTAAGAGTCCTCCAGTTTAAGGTAACGCCCATAGAGCCAAAGTGCCCGAGCACTGGTGAATCTACCTCTCCGGCAATGCCTGCGCCCTTAACAGTCTCTGTCATGGCTTCTAGCGATGGTAGTTCAACATCCGCAACGCCAAGTAAATCAATTGAACCTTCTAGATACACTCTAAAATTTATTAGTTTTTCAGGTACTGGGTTACTCATTTATCTGACCTCCTAAGCAAACAGTGTTTGTAAATATGCCGGGTCATATTCAAGAAGGAAATCTATTTCACGGGCAGGAGTAGGAGGTGTGATGTAAACGTGGAATTTCACTATACCGTCCATGAGGTCCGTAGTAGGGTTTTCTTCTTGCAAAAACTCTACTCGCCCACCCAAAATAAATTGCCGCGCAGACAATCCGTTTAACCAGATGTTCGCTGAATCGACTATTGTTTCTATTAGCCGCTTGTTGATGGGATAATCCACCTTCTGCCAAAAGGTTTGAACTAACGTATTCCCTATCCAGTTAAACATGCGTCGTAGTGGTATAAATGCATCTTTGGGATCTGTTACAGAGGGGTAAACACCAGTTCTATTTCCCCAACACTTCCAACCGCCAATAAAGTTTAATCCTGTCACAACACCTTGCCCATTTAAATAGGCTGCCTGGTCTGGCCCAAGCCAAACTTCTTCCCCAGAGTCCAAAACAACACTATTTGCTTGGAAAGACTTATTAGATGGGCTCATGTACGGAATGTCTTCGTTATCTGCGTCTGTTTTGCAAATAACACCAGCTACATGAGTGCTCATGTGGAAAGTCTTGTCTCCTAATTTGAGCTTTGGCCAACATACAACTTGAAGCTTGTCCATATAATTGTTCGTGTTCTTCCATGCAGCAACATCTGTATATAGAGTTACCTCATCTGTCGGGATATCCGTTATAGCAATGGCTTTGAAGTGTTCGTTAATATTGCTTGCCTTTGCCGTCATGACTGCTGCAACAACGGGATCATCGCTCCAACCAGGAGCGACAATCTGACCAGGTATTAATCTAAATCGAGGGAATATCTCATTAATAAGCTCAAGGCCTTTCTTTTTACCTGTCGCTATGTCTACTCCTCCAACAATATCCGTCGAAGCAACAGCAGAAGGGTCAAGATAATCGTACTCAACTGTAAGAGTAGCTCCTTCGGTGATTGTTCCTGTAGGTATACGGGAAATAACACACTCTTCTTCATTATTAAATGATAAAACGTAATCCGTATTAAGCTTATTTGTTGTGGCATCGGTTTTAATAACAACAGAAGACAAGAGAACGCCTTTATTTTTCAAAATGGCTTCGCCGTCTGCATTTAATGTTACAGATTCTGTTGGCACTGAAGATTTATGGGTCACTGGGTCTAGCACGTTTATAAGCACAACTGGCCCAACGGCGTATAAGGCAAACTGCGAATATATAAACTCACAGAGCGTGTAATCTTTCCAGTTTGCAGAATAGCCTAATGCTTGCACAGCTTCTTGATAAGAGTAGCAAAGAACCGGCTCGTTTACCTTACCCTTGCCATCTAAAGATAAATTCACTGGAGCTGAGCCAATAACGACAGGCAGAGCCGCATCGCTTCTTACTGGTGGAACAATGGCAGTTGGAATCTCAGAAACATAAACGCCATGTTTATACGACATCCTCATCACCTCTCATATGAGCTTTTGCCTGTCTGTATAGAAGATTTTCTTTTGTCCCTTGTTCATTGATTTTTTTTCGAGTGTTGCTCAAATCTTTGATTGGAACAATAAGAGCTCCAATCGCTGGAGTTTTTTCTACCATTTTTTTTACATGGGGAGGTATTCCACCTTGAAACACTGTAAATTGAGCTAGGCTACCTCCTGGTAAGTTCGGCCCGCAATAAACAACTGAATCAATTTCAGGTAGAGTTTTCTTGTCTCGTTTTTTTGACATTTACATCACCTCGGTTATTTCCTGTGGAAGTGGCACAACCCACGTTGTTGTAATTTCACCAGCCCATTCAGGATATGGCTGGTCATCAAACAACCGCCACGAAAAAGGGTATTCCATCCTATATTTTTTCTCTAAAACACGCTGCTCTCCAAATGCAATGCGAATTCGTTCCATGATGTTCAGAACATCCCGGAATCCGTTCGGATCTTCCGCATATGTGCCAACCAGTATTTTTACCGTAACAGTGGCCATTTCTTCAGAGTCTTTGCCTTCTGAAGCTCGTACAATGACATAAGGGAAATCGGGGATGTCGCTCGATCTTTTGGAAGGAAGCCAACCAGCGACGACTTGCGGAGCCTTTGTGGTTTTTTGGTTTGTTTCAAGTGAATAATTTTTAATGACAGCACCTAGAAACGCACAAATTGAATCTACAAGATCGTTCATTTAACGGCCTCCTTCCATTAAGTAGATGATTTGATGGTCGAGCTCTTTTTCAAAACGTCGCAAGGCATTTTCTTCTATAGACGTACGAACTGCTTCTGAGCCAATCATTGTCGGAGCAGCCGGACCTGTTAGGGCGACTATTGGAAGTTGCTTTTTCCCGACACGCTCGAAAATGCTGGTATGGCCACTTTTCATAGTCGCAACAAAAGCTCGGAACAAAGGCTTCATGGTTCCATCGTTTTTAACTTGCACCATCACCGGCCGTTTTTGTTTTGCGTTCTGTTTACGGATCTTGAACTTGTAAAGGTCAATCCGCTGGCCTCTTGAGACTGCGCTAACTCTTAACGTATTAGGTTTTGAGCTTGAAAGACGAATCGTACTCCGTATATCTTTTGCCTTAGCAACATATTCTTCTCGCGCCGACCGAACAGCGTCCGTTCTAATTCCTTTTACTGCCTTATTCAAAGAGCGGGAAAGGGCCTTTTCGGCCCCTCCCTTAATTCCCGCTAATGCTTTTTTTGCATGCTCTACATTTTCTGCGTTTAAATCGATCATGATTCATTCGCCACCAATGTAATCTCTAAAACACCGCCAATATGCCCGACTTCCTCTACAAAAAAAAGAGATCCGTCCAGCCTGAACTCTTCTCCTCGTAAGGGTTCACATTCAATGTCAACAGTTTTAACATAAAGAATTATCTCTTTAGAAAAAACGCCGTCTACAGCTTCTGCTCTTGACTGTAGGCGGCGCTCGTGTATGAGGCTTTCATCAATCACGCAAAGTATTTCTTTGCCATTTATTGCATGGGACGTTGCGAACTCTGAGGAATTGAAGAAAGTAGATAAATCACTCTGGACAAAATCTTTAAATCCAGACACCGTTTATCCCAGCTTTACTAGTGCAGTTTCTGTAGAATCGTTCTTAGGCTCGACACATATACCAGCATACACATTTGCAGTATCAGTTTTTGTGAGATTTCCGGCAGTGGCATCCCAATATAGTTTGTCTCCTACAGCAAACGTTGTTGTTTTATCTGCTGGCATTTGGTAAATGCCTTCCAAAGATACCGCTCCGATAGCTCCAATCGGAATGTTGGTCACAGCAACCCCAACAATACTTGTAAGAGGTATAACTTCACCTACCGCGACATTAGCTTCGGTACTATTAGTCCAATTTATCACCTTTCCCGCTTGCAAAAACGTAGCCTCTTTACTCATGAGAACACCCCCTATCTACGCGCCAGGATTTTTAACAAGGCCACGCCAATCAACAGCTTTCGCGCCAGCTTCTATGCGTACCTTGTACTCTGTACCATCAACCGACCAACCGTATCTTTGCTCTAGGTATGGGGCCTTCACACCGTTCAAAAAGTACATGCGAACGGATTTCCCTTTACGGGCCGCCAAATACCATGCGTTTGCGCTTGCATCATCAAGCCTCGGATCAAACACCAAGGTAAAGTAATCTTTGGCATACGGATTTGCGCCATTCCCCATCGCTACACTTGCCCCAGTATCTAACGTAATCGTCATTGGGGATTGTTCCTGGGCAAAGAACCTCCGTGCAGTTGCCTCTAGAGCCACAGGTGCTATGAAAAATGTCGGCCTGATGTTGAGACTCTGCTTGCCGCCAACGTCTTTTTGCCCCTTCATGGCTGCAATAGCTAGGCCAAGTGCCTCAATTGTGGTTTCGAAATTCGTAAAGCTAATAGTTGCCGCTGTCATAAGGTT
This region of Aminobacterium colombiense DSM 12261 genomic DNA includes:
- a CDS encoding DUF2190 family protein, with amino-acid sequence MSKEATFLQAGKVINWTNSTEANVAVGEVIPLTSIVGVAVTNIPIGAIGAVSLEGIYQMPADKTTTFAVGDKLYWDATAGNLTKTDTANVYAGICVEPKNDSTETALVKLG
- a CDS encoding phage tail sheath family protein → MSYKHGVYVSEIPTAIVPPVRSDAALPVVIGSAPVNLSLDGKGKVNEPVLCYSYQEAVQALGYSANWKDYTLCEFIYSQFALYAVGPVVLINVLDPVTHKSSVPTESVTLNADGEAILKNKGVLLSSVVIKTDATTNKLNTDYVLSFNNEEECVISRIPTGTITEGATLTVEYDYLDPSAVASTDIVGGVDIATGKKKGLELINEIFPRFRLIPGQIVAPGWSDDPVVAAVMTAKASNINEHFKAIAITDIPTDEVTLYTDVAAWKNTNNYMDKLQVVCWPKLKLGDKTFHMSTHVAGVICKTDADNEDIPYMSPSNKSFQANSVVLDSGEEVWLGPDQAAYLNGQGVVTGLNFIGGWKCWGNRTGVYPSVTDPKDAFIPLRRMFNWIGNTLVQTFWQKVDYPINKRLIETIVDSANIWLNGLSARQFILGGRVEFLQEENPTTDLMDGIVKFHVYITPPTPAREIDFLLEYDPAYLQTLFA
- a CDS encoding phage tail assembly protein, producing the protein MKHELNKPLTFEGKEYKDINVPLESLTGDDIVVAEREFVATGNAAGVAETSKAFQAYVAARAAKVPVELILSLGAKDFTAITLQVQNFLLMQD
- a CDS encoding phage tail protein, with amino-acid sequence MIDLNAENVEHAKKALAGIKGGAEKALSRSLNKAVKGIRTDAVRSAREEYVAKAKDIRSTIRLSSSKPNTLRVSAVSRGQRIDLYKFKIRKQNAKQKRPVMVQVKNDGTMKPLFRAFVATMKSGHTSIFERVGKKQLPIVALTGPAAPTMIGSEAVRTSIEENALRRFEKELDHQIIYLMEGGR
- a CDS encoding phage tail tape measure protein — translated: MAKIYELAFQLDGKLKSSFNKSMLTATGALQNLNKEVSVLNKVQAEIGNFKKLGSQVTETSLQFRNAKADLERLAREIKNTQNPSKALTQDYERAKKKVSELSTKLKGQKEDFKCSAESMKAAGISTKNLSADTAKLAAQIEKATRAQKNLQATRGAIEANRERTSKLRGQLFDATAMAIAVGAPVRVAMNFEATMSEVGGIMDASAQEMQALSVEAKRLGRDTVFSASQAGEGMKFLGMAGFKVNEVLAAMPGMLDLASAGQLDLAQTADIASNILSGFSLKAKEMGRVGDVLAKTATTSNTNIIQLGDAMKYIAPVASAMGISMEESSAMVGLLGNVGIQGSQAGTTLRSAIVKIAKPSKEASDALESLGLSTMDAQGNLRSLPAILKDIAQKTEGMGSAQRAAFIATLFGQEAVAGMTELIKQSSTGAGALDEYILQIQNAEGAAQKMAKTFTSNAKGAITKFRSAMESISISVGNTLLPTIAALASRAATVVSFVSMGAEKFPTLTKVVVGLVAGLMALRIITIGTSYAWSLLYGGFLQGKLALQTLQALLTSSQVKMKLVTIATKAWSGAQWLLNAAMNANPIGLLIMGVTALVAAGVILYKNWDVIAAKFGAFANGIREKCAALVSFIKSIPAKILSIFNFDLSESGRALIQTFVAGVKSAASAPVEAVKGVLSRVRKLLPFSDAKEGPLSHLTESGQAIMKTLAQGARSVPQSTLSTPLEATLGRSFSDSMKGFLGDAASAPTMRDGGSHNNITINYSPVIRISTSETRDTRQDVERAVASGNDDLLEKMRKMFDNERRLSYV
- a CDS encoding phage major tail tube protein — translated: MSNPVPEKLINFRVYLEGSIDLLGVADVELPSLEAMTETVKGAGIAGEVDSPVLGHFGSMGVTLNWRTLTEKATTLAKQRAHALDLRGSVQVYNAASGEYKTTPIKLAIRGIPKTIGLGKFDVGTTSDSSVEFEVVYLKLWYDGVPRIEIDKFNYICVIDEEDYLASVREDLGL